The DNA window TTATAGCTGCTTACACCTATATTCGCAACAATTCCTAAACTCACTCCAAGAGCTGAAATTATATAAAAAATATAAGATTTTGTAATGTTTAAAATTAATTTCATAGAATACTCTCCTTTTAATTTATGCATAATTTGTATAAAGTATAATTTATATAGATTCTAGAATAATTACACTATTATTTTAATTGAAATAGCTTTATAATAATATGAAATATTGCACATTATGGAGGAAATTATGAAGAAAATTTCAATGGAAAATATAAATAAAAGTTTAAAATTAAATATTGATAAATATGGGAATATTTTTGGTTCCCTTACCTCTAATATGGAAGTTGAAATTTTTAATCCTGGGGAAAAGATTATTTTTTATAATGCCCCTCTTGAAAAATTGAGATTTATGATTCAAGGGAGAGCCAAGATACTCTTTGTCCATGAGGATGGGAAGCAATCCATAATTCATTTTGTTAAAAAAGGGGAGTATTTAGGAGAACTGAGTTTTTTAGAGATTGAAAAAGACCCTAAGGAAGTTATTTCAATTATAGAATCGATTTTTGTTTCAATTGATATGTCTCTAGCTAAAAAGGAGTTAGTTAAAGATACTCAGTTTCTATTTAATTTATCTAAATTTATTGGAAATAAGATGTTAGAACGAACTTACTTCCACTCTAAAAATCAAAATTATGGACTAAAAAATAGACTAGCTGGATATATTTTAATGTCTCAAAGCAATGAGATATATTTAGAAAAACACACTGAAACAGCGGAATATCTAGGAGTAAGTTATAGACAGCTTCTATATATTTTTAAAGAGTTTTTAGACCAAGGGGTGCTTATAAAACTTAAAAAAGGTTACAAAGTCAATATAAAAAAATTGGAATTATTAGCCAAGGACACAGTTATAGCTTAGGTTAATCTAAATTTTTAAAAGAGATAGAAAAGGCGTCAAAGTTTTCCTTTGACGCCAGATTAAATCTATTTTATTTTAAAAATCACTTAAAATAATTGAAGAATCCTTTTGACTAGCCTCTATAAGCTCCTTACTAAATCCAGACTTTGAAAATAGCATATAGTACTCTTTACGAGAGCCGTTTTTCCATTTGACAGATTTAGCTTTCTCTTTAAGTTTATAAAGAACACTCAGTCCCACATGTTTATTTGACCACTTACACTCACCAAATAAAATCTCGTTCTCTCCTAGAGCAACTACATCTATCTCCTCATTTTTATCCCACCATCTCCCAAGATTTTTTATAGGAAATGGAACTTTACTATCCCACATTAAAGTCTCCCTTGAAAGATTCTCATAAACTTTTGAAACCCAAAGGTCGAAAGTAGTTTTAATCTTTTCTAAAGGGTAGGTTAAGTTTTCAATCTCTAAATAACTTTGATACGGATAAACATAGTTAAACCAAAAGTTCAAATAGTTATCCTTTATCTTATAAAGTGCCTTTTTACTATTTTTTATATCCTCAGTTACAGGTATCTCTTTTTCAAGAATATCTAACTCTATAAGTTTAGATATATATGGA is part of the Cetobacterium somerae genome and encodes:
- a CDS encoding cyclic nucleotide-binding domain-containing protein, translating into MKKISMENINKSLKLNIDKYGNIFGSLTSNMEVEIFNPGEKIIFYNAPLEKLRFMIQGRAKILFVHEDGKQSIIHFVKKGEYLGELSFLEIEKDPKEVISIIESIFVSIDMSLAKKELVKDTQFLFNLSKFIGNKMLERTYFHSKNQNYGLKNRLAGYILMSQSNEIYLEKHTETAEYLGVSYRQLLYIFKEFLDQGVLIKLKKGYKVNIKKLELLAKDTVIA